A stretch of Candidatus Eisenbacteria bacterium DNA encodes these proteins:
- a CDS encoding type II toxin-antitoxin system HicB family antitoxin has protein sequence MRNEFTAVVERDGRWFVAYCPEIPGANGQGKTKAECLRRPVASN, from the coding sequence ATGCGCAACGAATTCACGGCTGTCGTGGAACGGGATGGAAGGTGGTTTGTGGCCTATTGTCCTGAGATTCCCGGCGCGAACGGACAGGGGAAGACTAAGGCGGAGTGTCTGAGGAGGCCTGTCGCAAGCAATTGA